The Spiroplasma corruscae DNA window AGTTAAAAAATTTAATAAACAATATAAAAAATAATCCTTATTCAAGAAGACATATAATAACAGCATGAAACCCATCAGAAGTTGAAAAAATGGCGTTACCTCCATGTCACTCGTTATTTCAATTTTATGTATCTGAGTCTGGTTTTTTAGATTTACAGTTGTATCAAAGAAGTGGAGATATTTTTTTGGGTGTTCCATTTAACATAGCTAGTTACTCACTTTTGCTTATACTAGTTTCTCTTGAATGTAATTTAACTCCACGATTTTTTGTTCATACAATTGGAGATGCTCATATTTACTTAAACCATATAGATCAGGTGAATTTACAAATAACTAGAGAACCATTAAAATTGGCAAAGTTAGAAGTTAATTTTGATAATAAAACTATTTTTGATATTAAGTTTGAAGATATTAAACTTATAGACTATAAATCGCATCAACAAATAAAAGGAGAAATAGCTGTATAATGATTAGTTTAATTTGGGCTCAAACAAAAAATAATGTTATAGGTAAAAATAATTCATTACCTTGAAATATAAAAAAAGAAATGCAGCATTTTGTTGATTATACTAGAGGCAAAGATGTATTAATGGGTAGAAATACATTCGATTCTTTAAAAAAGAAACCTCTACCAAACAGAAAAAATATTGTTATTACTTCAAGACCATTAGAATTAGAGTATAATGAAATAGTGATTTATAATAATTTAAACAACGTTTTAAATGAATATAAAAAAATTGATAAAGAGCTTGTTGTTATTGGTGGTGCACAAATATTTAATGAAGCAATGAAATATGCTGATAAATTAGTAGTAAGCATTATTAATAATAACTATGACGGAAATGTTTTTTTTCCTGATTGAAACAAAGAAGACTTTAATCTAATCAAAAAAAATGAGTGTGAGGAATTTACTATATATGTTTATGAAAGGAAGTAACAATGTCAAAAAAATTAAAATATACACAAGATAGAGACCTTGCAACACCAGCAGAGTTTCACGAGGCTAAAACAAAAAAAGAAACTGCATATGTAAGAAAAGGAAAGTTTATTCTTAATTTTTATAATATTTGAAGAACTATTAAAAAAGCTAAAAAAGTTACTAAAAAAATTAAATTAGACCCAAATTTATATTCAGAAGAGTGAAGATACAATTGAGTTAAAAAGAAAAGTAAAAAAGTATTACAATTATTAAATGTCTATGTAGATGTTATTGGAGTTGAAAACTGGTTAGATAGAGGAGTAATAATTGCTTCTAATCATCAATCTAATATAGATCCAATATTAATGCTTGCTGTAAATGATTTTGCAAAACAACAACCTGTTGCTTTTATTGCAAAACAAGAACTTTGAACTCAAAAGATATTTAAACACTTTATGAATTTAATTGATAATGTACCAATCGATCGCAATAATCCAAGAAGTATTTATAACGCAATAAAAGAAGCTAAAGATTTAGTAACTGAGTATAAAAGAAGCGTAGTTGTTTTCCCTGAGGGAACAAGAAGTGCAAAACAAGAAATTAATGAATTTCAACCAGCAAGTATGAAAATAGCGCAAATGGCATATGTTCCAATAGTTCCGGTTACTATAATCGATTCTTACAAATTATTTGTTAAAAGACCAAAAGGTCAATTTAGAATAAAAATAATTTTTGGTAAACCAATGATGCCAGAAAAGTTTATTTCATTAAAAACAGAAATGTTAACTAAGAATGTTTATAAAGAAATTGATAAAAATATGAAAAAATACGAAAATTGAGACCCAATTAAACTTGGTATTAAACCAAAATTTGTTAATAAAAAAACTAGATGTTCATACTACTAGGTGCATAAAATGAGTTTTATTTCAATAATTGAGAAAAAAAAGAATAAAATAGAACTTTCTGAAGAGGAAATAAATTTTCTTATTGAAGGTTTTTTGTCTTCCTCAATAAAAGATTATCAAATGTCTTCTTTTTTGATGGTTGTTTATTTTCTTGGATTGACAGATAAAGAACTATTTTATTTTACAAAAGCAATGGTTAATTCAGGCTCTGTATACAAGTTAAAAGACATTATAGGACCTATAGCAGACAAACATTCAACTGGTGGAGTTGGAGATAAAACTAGCCTAATTTATGGTCCTTTGGTGGCTAAGTTTGGTGTTAAAGTAGCAAAAATTTCGGGTAGAGGTTTGGGAAAAACTGGTGGTACAATCGATAAACTTGAAAGTTGTACTGGTTGAACTAGTGAATTAACTGAGAGTGAATTTATAAATAATATTAATAATGTTGGAATATCAATAATTGGACAATCTAATGAGATAGTACCAGCTGATAAATTATTATATGCTTTAAGGGATGTTTGTGGAAGTGTTAATTCAATACCATTAATAGCATCAAGTATAATGTCGAAAAAATTAGCGATAAGAACAACTAGTATTGTTTTAGATGTAAAAGTTGGTAAAGGTGCATTTATGGAAAATATTGAAGATGCACTAATTCTTGCTAATAAAATGATAATTATCGGAAAACATTATAATAGAGATGTAAGTGTTATGCTAACTAATATGGATTATCCATTAGGCAATGCAATTGGAAATGCATTAGAAGTAAAGGAAGCTTGAGATACATTAAATGGTAATGGTCCAAAGGATTTAGAAGAAATTAGTATTTTAGCTGCTGCCATAACATTATTAGATAATAATATTTTTGATGATATTGAGGTTGCAAAGCTTAACCTAAGAAAAGTCATTAATGATAAAAGTGCTGCATATTTATTAAAAGATTTTGTAGAAAACCAAAATGGTGATTTTAATAAAATTATAAATTTTGATCAATATTTTAAAACAAAGTTTGAAATAGAAATAAGAGCTAATGATGATGGATATCTAGTCTATGAATCTGATAAATTTGGTTACTTATCAATGAACCTAGGAGCTGGAAGAAAAACTAAAAAAGATATAATAGATTATTCAGCAGGAATAAAATTACATAAGTCATCCGGGGAGTTTGTAAAGAATGGAGACTTATTATTTACAATGTACACAAATATAAATAATGTTCATCAATTTAATAAAATGGCTGCTTCGTGTTTTAAAATAGTTAAGCAAAATAATAATGAAAAATTAGTGCTAAAAGTAATTTCGAAACATTATAATTTATAATTTTTACTAATTATATATTGATTATTAAGGGGATTTCAAATATAATATAAATGTCTAAAGCAGGTAATAAAACATTAGCCCATATTGTTTATTTAGCCCTATTAAATATAATTATTTTTAATATATATATAATAAGCTTGTTTTAGATAGTAAGTACTCCGCCCTGAGTACTTTTTATTTTTTAAATAAAATAAAAAAAGAACAAAAGGCATTGACTTTTAATTAGTATTTTTTGTATAATTTAAAAGGTTCTTATTTTTATAGGACACTTGCTGACTTAGCTCAGTTGGTAGAGCAATTGACTAGTAATCAATAGGTCGAAGGTTCGAGTCCTTTAGTCAGCACCACAATGGGGAGATAGCGAAGTGGCTAAACGCGGGTGGCTGTAAACCATCTCCTAACGGTTCGGCGGTTCGAATCCGTCTCTCCCCACCACTTATTGGGCTATAGCCAAGCGGTAAGGCAATGGACTTTGACTCCATCATGCGCCGGTTCGAATCCTGCTAGCCCAGCCATATTTATTTCGTCTCGTTAGCTCAGCCGGTAGAGCAACTGGCTTTTAACCAGTGGGTCATAAGTTCGAATCTTATACGGGACACCATTAACAACCCCGGGTGGCGGAATTGGTAGACGCACTGGACTTAAAATCCAGCGGTTTTAATAGACCGTGCCGGTTCAAGTCCGGCCCCGGGGACCATTATAGGACTTGAGATAAAACACTTTAATAGTGTTTTTTTTTTTTTTTTTAAAAAAAGATGATTAATATTAAAAAAATTTTAAATGTAATTATAAACGAAATAATACTGTGTAATAACAAATTTTTTATTTTAAAATCTGAATTATATTTATATTTATGATACATTTTATTGTTTATAAAAAAATATTAAATTAAATAAAGTTTGTAGATATATATTAAAGGTAATTAAGGTATCATTTAATAATTACATATTAATTTTTTATCGTTACTAATATTAACAATTATTTATATATTAAAACTAAATAATTTTAAAGATTATTAGTTCTTGTTATAAATATATTATTTACAAAAAACATAAAACTATATAAAGGTGACTTATTCAATATAAACATAGCATGTTAATTTTGATGGTTTAATCACTATTATATTATTAATTAATTCATAATGAGTTAATAATATACAATCTTGATCTAAAGAAAACTTAAGTATATATCAAGCATAATAAAAACCATTCATATTCGAATGGTTTTTATTATCAATTTTTAATTAATGATTTTGAATCAAAATTTAAATCATATTTTGAAGAATTATATTGTTTAACATCAGATAAACTTATACTTCTAGATTCAGAACTGGTAGTTTCTCCTCCGCTACCTTCAGAAGTTTCTCCTCCGCTTTCAGCACCATTACCTCCAGAAGTTTCTCCTCCGCTTTCAGTGGCTGAACCAGTATTAATTTTATTAACAAGTTTAGCTTCTATTTCACTATCTAAGAAACTTTTACCTATTTGTGATACTAAACTTTCTAATGATTTATCAACTCACCCAGTTGTATCCTCTTCAAACCCAACTTCTCAGTCTACAACCTTACCATTTCTAATAATCAAGAACATAGGTGTAGCCTTAATCTTATCAAAATATTCTTTAACCTTTTCTTTAGCAACATTTTTCTGAATAGTTTCATTGCTACCGATATTTAGAGTTAGTTCATAATAAACTTCTGTTAGTTTATCAACTAATCAGGTAACTATGTTTTCACTTCATTTTTCTTTAAAATTATTTGCTTTTTCATCTATTACAAACTGACGTAAGTTTAGGTTATTGTTTAAAGTTTCACCATAACCAGTAAATGAATCGTTTAAGTTATTTAATGAACTAACATTGTTGTTATATTCACCTGATATTTGATTTAATTTATCATCGAAATATTGTTTATTGTATTCAATGTTAGATTCAAATTTTTGACAAAAATCACAATCTTTTGCACCAATATATAATAAAAAAGTTTCCTTATTATTTATTCATTGCAAGAATTCTTTATAATGCACATTTGAACTACATGAAACTACTGTTGCAGCACTTGAAGTTGCAATAGTTAATACTGACAATGTTGCAAGTATTTTTTTCAAATTAATCACTCCTAAATTACAAATATTATTTTACACATTTAATTATACAATTAGTATAAAAATATTACTTTATTACAAATATTTTATGTTTATAGTATAAAAGATTTAAATTTGTATTAAAATTAATAAGAACATAGAAATCTATGAGCATTTTTTAATCTTGTAAAAGACTATAAAGCAGTATTTTTTTATGATTAAATAAGTCAACTATATTTTATTTAGAGGAGGTATTAATATGCGTGAAGGAGTTATTTTACGTTGTACAGTATGTAAAGAAGAGAATTATATAGCTAAAAACGATAAAAGAAAAGATAAAATCGAAGTGAATAAACATTGTTTTAAATGTAATGCACATCAAACTCATAAACAAAAAAAATAGATTGTTTTTCAACTTTGGGGTTGGTTTCGATTGATAGGAGATAAAAATATGAAAAAAGAAATTCTTAATAAAATTCTTGAAGAAACTAATTCTCAAGCAATATTATTATATTCACCACAAAATAGGTATTGATTCTCTAGATTTAATTCTAGTTTAGGATATATTTTATATACAAAAGATGAAAGCGTTCTATTTTTAGATGGTAGATATATTACAGCTGCTAGAGAGTCTAATTCATTAGTTAACATAAACAAAGTTTTAGAATTTAAAAAGATTTACGAGTTATTAAATTCTGAAATAGAAAAAAAAGGAATAAAAAAAATATTATTTGAAAGTGATTGAGTATTTTATAATCAGGCAGAATCATTTAAGAAATTTTTAAACGCTGAAGTTGAGGGCTATAATTTTGATTGTGTCAGAATGATTAAAGATCAATGAGAAATTGAACAAATACGTAAAGCTTGTGACATAACCCATGAAGTATTTCTTGATGTTTTATCATACGTAAAACCAGGGATTACTGAAAAAGAACTTTCAAATTATGTGACCAACTCTTTTTTAACAAAGGGTGCAGATAAACTTAGTTTTGATACAATTGTTGCAAGTGGTAATAATGGAAGCAAACCACACGCTGTCCCGTCTGACAAAATTATTCAAGAGCATGATTTTGTTACATTAGACATGGGTTGTTCATATAATGGGTATTGTTCAGATCAAACTAGAACATTTGTGATGACATCTGACAATGATGCAGTGTTAAAAGAAATTTATCAAATTGTTTATGATGCTCAAGAGTTAGGAATTAAGGCTATTAAACCAGGTGTTAAAACTAATGATATTCATAAGATTTGTTATGATTACATTGAATCAAAAGGTTATGGACAATACTTTACACATGGTACAGGACATGGATTAGGTATTGAGATTCATGAAGAACCATATAATTCTGTATCAGGAGACAAAGTTCTTAAAGAAGGTATGTGTATAACTGTAGAACCAGGTATCTATATTCCTGGCACTGGTGGAGTAAGAATCGAAGATGACATTTTAGTTACTGAAAATGGATTTGATTACTTAACCACTCCTTTAAGAAAGTTACAAGTAGTAAAATAATAAGGTGGTCAATATTACAAATATAAAACACATTGCTCTTATCATGGATGGTAATGGTAGGTGAGCAAAAAAATTTCATAGACCAAGAACGTATGGTCATAGAGTTGGTATGCAAAACATATGACCAACCATTTTAGCAATAAAGAAGCAAAAAATTAAATATGCTTCTTTTTATTGTTTTTCGACAGAAAATTGAAATAGACCGACTCAGGAAGTAGATTTTTTGATTAAATTTCCAGTTGACTTATTTAATACTAAAAAACGTGATAAGTACCTCAAAAATGACATTAAAGTAATTTGGATAGGTAGAAGAGATAAGTTGCCAAAAGAAACAAGAGAAGCTATTGAAGAAATGGAAGATCTAACAAAAGATTGTAAATCATTAATATTTAATATATGCATTGATTATGGTTCATTTAATGAGATTGAACATGCAACAAAATTATTATTAAAGGATTACATTAATTCAAAAAAAAACATAGAAGAATTTAGTATTAACGAATTATTTAATAAGTTATATACAAAAGACTCACCACCAGTTGATTTACTTATTAGAACAAGCGGAGAACAGAGATTAAGTAATTTTATGTTATTACAAGTATCATACGCAGAACTTTATTTTACAAATAAGCATTGACCTGAGTTTTGTGAAAAAGATTTAGAACTAGCTATTGATAGTTTTAATAATAGAGATAGAAGATTTGGAGAAATAAGAAATGTTAAATAATGAAATCATTAGTAATGACACAACAATTGAAGCAGAGGTAGGTTCAAATAGATTTAAGTCAAAAAATGCTATTTCAAACTTTAAAAAAAGAATTATTACTTCTGTAATCTTTTTAATCTTTTTAGTTTTCTATATTAGTTTAGGGGCTCTATATACATTAATGGGTAAAACTAAAGATATTGAAATTACTGCTTACTTCTCATTTTTAATTACAATAGTTATTTTAGTAGCATCACAATATGAAATAAATAAGGCTACTAAGCTTGATAAATGATATGTAACTGGCACAATAATTTTTATTTCATTAGTTATTTTCTTATTTCCGGTTAATTCAAACTTATACAGAAATTTATCATTTTATAGTTATTTAAATCTAAGTGTATGAGTTCAATCTTGACAATTACCATTAATTATTTTCTTATTCTTCTTAATAATAGTTGTATATGCAGCATTAACTGCTAATAAGAATTTAAAAGGTGCCTTAATAAATTTTTCAACAACATTAATAATAGTTTTAGCTCTTAAAGCATTTGTAATTATTTCTTTATCAAGAATTGATTTTAATGACACAACAATTGGAAGATTTTCATTTAATACAGTTGTTTGAGTTTGACTTATTATAATTTTAAATGATTCTTTTGCTTACTTAGGTGGTATGAGATTTGGTAAAACAAAGTTAGCACCAAAAATAAGTCCAAAAAAAACATGAGAAGGGGCTGCAATTGGGGCTTCTGTATCATTCTTATTTGGTCTTACATATGCATTAGTTTTTTATTTTTGTAATCAAGAGAATAAGCCACTATTTGAAATTATGTCTTCGTTAGGTAACAAATCAACTGCATTAGAAATTTCAATGTATGTATTACTTTCTATAGCATTCCCATTTATTGGACTTTATGGTGATTTATTATTTTCATGAGTTAAAAGAGTATTTAATATAAAAGATTTCTCAAGATTATTACCTGGACATGGTGGATTATTAGATAGATTAGATTCAATACTATTTTCATTATTTATTCTATTTATTTTAGTAGTTGTAGGAAGTAGTGTATATTAAAATGAAAAGAATAGTTTTATTTGGTGCATCAGGTAGTATTGGGCAACAGTCGTTAGATATTTTAAAAGGATTAAAAGATGATTTTGAATTAATCGCTATATCTGTTGGGAAGCGAAATGAAACTATAAGCTCAGTAGTTCAAGAATTTCCTACTATAAAAAAAGTTTATTCTTTTGATATTCCATGAAAACTAAAAAGAGAATATAAATCTATTGAATTTGTCGATAATAATATTGAAAGTTTATTAGATCTGAAACCAGATATTGTAATAAATGCAATTAGTGGAATTAAAGGTTTGAACATTACAATTAATTCTATCAAGAAAGGAATAACTTTATTAAACGCAAATAAAGAATCAATTGTTGTCGCAGGGAACTTAATAAATAACCTATTACAAGAAAACAAAAAAGCAAAATTATATCCTCTTGATTCAGAACATTGTGCAATTTTTCAATGTATAGAAGAAGAGAATAAAATTAAAAAATTAGTATTAACTGCATCTGGTGGACCATTTAGAGATTATACTCTTGATGAAACTAAAAAAGTAACTCTTAAAGATGCTTTAAACCATCCTAATTGATCAATGGGTAAAAAAATCACTATTGATAGTGCTACAATGTTTAATAAAGCGCTAGAAATAATTGAAGCCTACCATTTGTTTAAAACAAAAAGAATTGATGTTATTGTTCATAAAGAATCAGTAGTTCATTCAATGGTTATGTTTGAGGATAACAGTATTAAGGCACAACTCTCTTACCCAGATATGAGACAAGTTATAAATTATTTTCTTAACTATCCTTCAAGAAAAACATATGATGGTCAAAAGGACTTAGATTGAGAAAAAGGGTTTAATCTAAGTTTTAAAAGAATTAGTGCATCAAGATTTATACCAATTGAGTTAGCAATGAAATGCATTAGTTCAAAAAATTCAAAATCAATTGCATTAAATGCAGCAAATGAAGTTTGTGTTGATATGTTTTTAAATGGTTTAATTAGTTTTTATAATATTACTTTGTTTGTAAAAAAAGTTTTTGATGAAGTAGAAGATATAGAGTTAGATAAAATTGAAGATATATATGAATTTGATAAAAGAGTAAGAAATAAAACAAAAGAAATGATTGAGGTTTAGAATGAGTGCTGGAATGATTGTTTTAGGTATAATTGTTGGTATATTTACTTTATTAGTAATAATAACAATTCATGAATTAGGCCACCTATTAGTAGCTAAGTTATTTAAGGCGTATGTTTATGAATTTTCTATTGGGTTTGGTCCAAAGTTATTTTCGATTAAAACTAAAGAGACTTGAATTACATTTAGAGCTATTCCCTTAGGTGGTTATTGTTCAATTGCATCAGATAAAGCTGATCCACCAAAAGGTAGGGAAAATGAGATTGTTCCAGATGAAAGAAAACTAGACTATATAGCAAGGTGAAAAAAAATGTTCTTCATTCTTGCAGGTCCTTTTGTAAATCTTTTATTTGCGTTATTATTATTTACTTTCATTTTCGCAATTGTACAACATAAAAAAAATGATATGACATATTTTGGTGCAGTTTATGATCAAGATAAAGTTGCAGCAAAGGCAATTAAAGATAAGGAAGAATCAATTAATTACGTTGGACAAGAATTTGTTATATGAGGTTTTA harbors:
- a CDS encoding thymidylate synthase, with amino-acid sequence MIQYINLIKDILKNGEKRMDRTKTGTLSKFGTQSRYDLREGFPLLTTKKMFFKGIVHEMLWFIKGDTNIKYLVDNNVNIWNEWPFEIYKKSKDYNNETIKEFIEKIKTDDEFAKVYGELGPVYGKQWRNFNGIDQLKNLINNIKNNPYSRRHIITAWNPSEVEKMALPPCHSLFQFYVSESGFLDLQLYQRSGDIFLGVPFNIASYSLLLILVSLECNLTPRFFVHTIGDAHIYLNHIDQVNLQITREPLKLAKLEVNFDNKTIFDIKFEDIKLIDYKSHQQIKGEIAV
- a CDS encoding dihydrofolate reductase, whose amino-acid sequence is MISLIWAQTKNNVIGKNNSLPWNIKKEMQHFVDYTRGKDVLMGRNTFDSLKKKPLPNRKNIVITSRPLELEYNEIVIYNNLNNVLNEYKKIDKELVVIGGAQIFNEAMKYADKLVVSIINNNYDGNVFFPDWNKEDFNLIKKNECEEFTIYVYERK
- a CDS encoding lysophospholipid acyltransferase family protein — encoded protein: MSKKLKYTQDRDLATPAEFHEAKTKKETAYVRKGKFILNFYNIWRTIKKAKKVTKKIKLDPNLYSEEWRYNWVKKKSKKVLQLLNVYVDVIGVENWLDRGVIIASNHQSNIDPILMLAVNDFAKQQPVAFIAKQELWTQKIFKHFMNLIDNVPIDRNNPRSIYNAIKEAKDLVTEYKRSVVVFPEGTRSAKQEINEFQPASMKIAQMAYVPIVPVTIIDSYKLFVKRPKGQFRIKIIFGKPMMPEKFISLKTEMLTKNVYKEIDKNMKKYENWDPIKLGIKPKFVNKKTRCSYY
- a CDS encoding thymidine phosphorylase, translating into MSFISIIEKKKNKIELSEEEINFLIEGFLSSSIKDYQMSSFLMVVYFLGLTDKELFYFTKAMVNSGSVYKLKDIIGPIADKHSTGGVGDKTSLIYGPLVAKFGVKVAKISGRGLGKTGGTIDKLESCTGWTSELTESEFINNINNVGISIIGQSNEIVPADKLLYALRDVCGSVNSIPLIASSIMSKKLAIRTTSIVLDVKVGKGAFMENIEDALILANKMIIIGKHYNRDVSVMLTNMDYPLGNAIGNALEVKEAWDTLNGNGPKDLEEISILAAAITLLDNNIFDDIEVAKLNLRKVINDKSAAYLLKDFVENQNGDFNKIINFDQYFKTKFEIEIRANDDGYLVYESDKFGYLSMNLGAGRKTKKDIIDYSAGIKLHKSSGEFVKNGDLLFTMYTNINNVHQFNKMAASCFKIVKQNNNEKLVLKVISKHYNL
- the rpmG gene encoding 50S ribosomal protein L33, producing the protein MREGVILRCTVCKEENYIAKNDKRKDKIEVNKHCFKCNAHQTHKQKK
- a CDS encoding aminopeptidase P family protein, coding for MKKEILNKILEETNSQAILLYSPQNRYWFSRFNSSLGYILYTKDESVLFLDGRYITAARESNSLVNINKVLEFKKIYELLNSEIEKKGIKKILFESDWVFYNQAESFKKFLNAEVEGYNFDCVRMIKDQWEIEQIRKACDITHEVFLDVLSYVKPGITEKELSNYVTNSFLTKGADKLSFDTIVASGNNGSKPHAVPSDKIIQEHDFVTLDMGCSYNGYCSDQTRTFVMTSDNDAVLKEIYQIVYDAQELGIKAIKPGVKTNDIHKICYDYIESKGYGQYFTHGTGHGLGIEIHEEPYNSVSGDKVLKEGMCITVEPGIYIPGTGGVRIEDDILVTENGFDYLTTPLRKLQVVK
- the uppS gene encoding polyprenyl diphosphate synthase, which encodes MVNITNIKHIALIMDGNGRWAKKFHRPRTYGHRVGMQNIWPTILAIKKQKIKYASFYCFSTENWNRPTQEVDFLIKFPVDLFNTKKRDKYLKNDIKVIWIGRRDKLPKETREAIEEMEDLTKDCKSLIFNICIDYGSFNEIEHATKLLLKDYINSKKNIEEFSINELFNKLYTKDSPPVDLLIRTSGEQRLSNFMLLQVSYAELYFTNKHWPEFCEKDLELAIDSFNNRDRRFGEIRNVK
- a CDS encoding phosphatidate cytidylyltransferase; the protein is MLNNEIISNDTTIEAEVGSNRFKSKNAISNFKKRIITSVIFLIFLVFYISLGALYTLMGKTKDIEITAYFSFLITIVILVASQYEINKATKLDKWYVTGTIIFISLVIFLFPVNSNLYRNLSFYSYLNLSVWVQSWQLPLIIFLFFLIIVVYAALTANKNLKGALINFSTTLIIVLALKAFVIISLSRIDFNDTTIGRFSFNTVVWVWLIIILNDSFAYLGGMRFGKTKLAPKISPKKTWEGAAIGASVSFLFGLTYALVFYFCNQENKPLFEIMSSLGNKSTALEISMYVLLSIAFPFIGLYGDLLFSWVKRVFNIKDFSRLLPGHGGLLDRLDSILFSLFILFILVVVGSSVY
- the dxr gene encoding 1-deoxy-D-xylulose-5-phosphate reductoisomerase translates to MKRIVLFGASGSIGQQSLDILKGLKDDFELIAISVGKRNETISSVVQEFPTIKKVYSFDIPWKLKREYKSIEFVDNNIESLLDLKPDIVINAISGIKGLNITINSIKKGITLLNANKESIVVAGNLINNLLQENKKAKLYPLDSEHCAIFQCIEEENKIKKLVLTASGGPFRDYTLDETKKVTLKDALNHPNWSMGKKITIDSATMFNKALEIIEAYHLFKTKRIDVIVHKESVVHSMVMFEDNSIKAQLSYPDMRQVINYFLNYPSRKTYDGQKDLDWEKGFNLSFKRISASRFIPIELAMKCISSKNSKSIALNAANEVCVDMFLNGLISFYNITLFVKKVFDEVEDIELDKIEDIYEFDKRVRNKTKEMIEV